The Williamsia sp. DF01-3 genome has a window encoding:
- a CDS encoding pyridoxal phosphate-dependent aminotransferase, with product MSRPHVSTVYRDLKPLEQSAKLRNVAYEIRGPVTAHAARLEAEGHRILKLNIGNPAQFGFEAPDVIMRDMIHALPYSQGYSESLGVLPARRAVVTRYELIPDFPYFDVDDVILGNGVSELITMTMQALLDDGDEVLIPSPDYPLWTAMTALSGGKAVHYLCDEKNDWNPDIADIESKITPRTKALLVINPNNPTGAVYKREVLTQLVELARKHSLLLLADEIYDKILYDDAEHINLASLAPDLLCLTFNGLSKAYRVCGYRAGWVAITGPKDHAKGFIDGMKMLASTRLCSNVPGQHAIQVALGGYQSIEDLVLPGGRLLEQRDITWEKLNEIPGVSCVKPMGALYAFPRLDPEVHEIHDDEKFVLDLLVREKILVVHGTGFNWPNPDHFRIVTLPWSRDLGDAVQRMGNFLASYKQ from the coding sequence GTGAGCAGACCACACGTGTCGACGGTGTACCGCGACCTCAAACCACTCGAGCAATCGGCGAAGCTCCGCAACGTCGCCTATGAGATCCGCGGACCGGTGACGGCCCACGCCGCTCGCCTGGAGGCGGAGGGGCATCGGATCCTGAAGCTGAACATCGGCAATCCTGCCCAGTTCGGTTTCGAGGCGCCGGACGTGATCATGCGCGACATGATCCACGCGTTGCCGTACTCGCAGGGGTACAGCGAATCCCTGGGGGTACTGCCGGCTCGTCGCGCGGTGGTCACCCGCTACGAACTGATTCCGGACTTCCCGTACTTCGACGTCGACGACGTGATCTTGGGCAACGGTGTATCCGAGTTGATCACCATGACCATGCAGGCGTTGCTCGACGACGGCGACGAGGTGCTGATCCCCTCCCCCGACTACCCGCTGTGGACCGCGATGACGGCGCTGTCCGGGGGCAAGGCGGTTCACTACCTCTGCGACGAGAAGAACGACTGGAACCCCGACATCGCGGATATCGAGTCGAAGATCACCCCGCGCACCAAGGCGCTGCTGGTGATCAACCCAAACAACCCGACCGGGGCGGTCTACAAACGTGAAGTGCTCACGCAGCTGGTCGAATTGGCCCGCAAGCACTCGCTGCTGCTCCTGGCCGACGAGATCTACGACAAGATCCTCTACGACGACGCAGAGCACATCAATCTCGCGTCGCTGGCGCCGGACCTGCTGTGCCTCACCTTCAACGGCCTGTCCAAGGCCTATCGCGTCTGCGGTTACCGGGCCGGATGGGTGGCCATCACCGGGCCGAAGGACCACGCAAAGGGCTTCATCGACGGCATGAAGATGCTGGCGTCGACCCGCCTGTGTTCCAACGTTCCGGGTCAGCACGCCATCCAGGTCGCGCTCGGCGGGTACCAGAGCATCGAGGATCTTGTCCTGCCCGGCGGGCGGCTCCTGGAACAACGCGACATCACGTGGGAGAAGCTCAACGAGATCCCCGGCGTGAGCTGTGTGAAGCCGATGGGCGCGCTCTACGCTTTCCCACGCCTGGACCCCGAGGTGCACGAGATCCACGACGACGAGAAGTTCGTCCTCGACCTCCTGGTCCGCGAGAAGATCCTCGTTGTGCACGGCACCGGTTTCAACTGGCCCAACCCCGACCATTTCCGCATCGTCACACTGCCGTGGTCGCGCGATCTCGGTGACGCGGTGCAGCGAATGGGCAACTTCTTGGCCAGTTACAAGCAGTAG
- a CDS encoding VOC family protein: MGFMRWLTIALPGDPDRQILLEVPGPPAHSDEVAATVRDLVTKGALGAAAMLTTDDCRKTYEELSALGVEFTEEPTEQPYGIDCALRDPFGNHIRITQLATGPVEISDDDIARWKSDA, encoded by the coding sequence ATGGGCTTCATGCGGTGGCTCACCATCGCCCTCCCCGGCGACCCGGATCGCCAGATCCTCCTCGAGGTCCCGGGCCCACCCGCCCACAGCGATGAGGTGGCCGCGACGGTCCGGGACCTCGTCACCAAGGGTGCGCTGGGGGCCGCCGCCATGCTGACCACGGACGACTGCCGAAAGACCTACGAAGAACTGTCCGCACTCGGTGTCGAGTTCACCGAGGAACCGACGGAGCAGCCCTACGGAATCGACTGTGCGCTGAGGGATCCCTTCGGCAACCACATCCGGATCACCCAACTGGCCACGGGCCCGGTGGAGATCTCCGACGACGACATCGCCCGCTGGAAGAGTGACGCGTAG
- a CDS encoding acyltransferase: MTATTPADSAGAGTVTSTSRPTAKRAYLHHVDLIRATTFSLVIFVHCLTATTDEWDSVPVNSTTLLLHFTRNMFFALSGFVLMYQNFERVDFRSVDFWRRRMKLVIFPFVIWSFVYWAVEDMWAHGRTGDIPGSLGEFWDLLKWGLSGFHMYFLFVMLQVYLLFPLVLWLVRRTRGRHLALLAVSAAVQWACFAVITHWQPPASIAGVWWHYYATFVPYQFFVFAGAVTAVHLDDIRLWLQGKGWWLFSALAVTGLFALGNFWWRVWGDDQRAIDASAAFQPTLFPFLVAAVACLYAIGQHWADHHRRSTPVSTAW, encoded by the coding sequence ATGACCGCCACCACCCCCGCCGATTCCGCAGGCGCTGGGACTGTCACCAGCACGTCCCGGCCGACCGCGAAGCGGGCGTATCTGCACCACGTCGACCTGATCCGGGCAACCACCTTCTCACTGGTCATCTTTGTGCACTGCCTGACCGCGACAACCGACGAATGGGACAGCGTTCCGGTCAACTCGACCACCCTGCTGCTCCACTTCACCCGCAACATGTTCTTTGCGCTCAGCGGCTTCGTGCTGATGTACCAGAACTTCGAGCGGGTCGACTTCCGGTCGGTGGATTTCTGGCGCCGGCGGATGAAACTGGTCATCTTCCCGTTTGTGATCTGGTCTTTTGTGTATTGGGCCGTCGAGGACATGTGGGCCCACGGGCGCACCGGTGACATCCCCGGCAGCCTCGGGGAGTTCTGGGATCTGCTCAAGTGGGGCCTGTCCGGGTTCCACATGTACTTCTTGTTCGTGATGCTGCAGGTGTACCTGCTGTTCCCGCTGGTGCTGTGGCTGGTGCGCCGCACGCGCGGGCGCCACCTGGCGCTGCTCGCCGTCAGCGCCGCAGTGCAGTGGGCATGTTTTGCGGTCATCACGCACTGGCAACCACCTGCGAGCATCGCCGGGGTGTGGTGGCACTACTACGCGACCTTCGTGCCGTATCAGTTCTTCGTGTTCGCGGGAGCGGTGACGGCGGTCCATCTCGACGACATCCGGCTGTGGCTACAGGGCAAGGGCTGGTGGTTGTTCAGCGCACTGGCGGTGACCGGGTTGTTCGCCCTCGGCAACTTCTGGTGGCGGGTGTGGGGTGATGATCAGCGGGCGATCGATGCGAGCGCCGCTTTTCAGCCCACATTGTTCCCGTTCCTCGTCGCCGCGGTGGCGTGCCTGTACGCGATCGGCCAGCACTGGGCCGACCATCACCGGCGCAGCACCCCCGTTTCGACCGCATGGTGA
- a CDS encoding (Fe-S)-binding protein: MNTATITIGTIAALASLVCWALFFRGVWTMLRTIAKGQKDNTRFTPVLPRFKQMMIEFIAHTRMAKFRTVGWAHWLVMIGFLLGSLLWFEAYGQTFDAKFHWPYFGDTFAWHLLDELLGIGTVVGIVTLIIIRQLNHPRVPERLSRFSGSRFGAAYFVEVVVLLEGLGMIMVKAGKIATYGHAHAGSDFFTMQVAKLLPASPTMVSVFALIKLMSGMIWLAVIGRNITWGVAWHRFSAFFNIYFKREDDGGVALGAARPMTSGGKVLDMETADPDVDAFGAGKIEDFTWKGWLDFTTCTECGRCQSQCPAWNTGKPLSPKLLITSLRDHGYAKAPYLLAGGKKDISGDEIGLVDADGNVLQDKLDAIPEAARNEADRKLVGESEGTTGAVIDTETLWSCTNCGACVEQCPVDIEHVDHIIDMRRYQVLIESDFPSELAGLFKNLENKGNPWGQNSKDRTKWIDEMDIEIPVYGQDVESFEGFEYLFWVGCAGAYEDRAKKTTKAVAELLDIAAVDFLVLGEGETCNGDSARRAGNEFLFQMLAQQNIETLDEMFGTAPAQAKKIVVTCPHCFNTLGNEYPQVGGKYEVVHHTQLLNRLVRDKRLIPVAPVNKDITYHDPCFLGRHNKVYDAPRELMDASGANLTEMPRHGERSMCCGAGGARMWMEETIGKRINLDRVDEALGTSPEKVATGCPFCRVMLTDGVTAKTSGTELENKVEVLDVAQLILESVRRGAPEIKRGGRFLGAASLGLSAPVAEPEAKPVEKKEPAAEPAKAAAATATDTKEKPKVGGGLGIGGGAKKPGGGAPKPGGAAKKPGGGAPKPGGAAKPTSDEKATAPAAEGAKGLSIGGGAKRPGAPKPGGAAKKPGSAKPAAEAPEAAEATTESAETTETTAAPVKGLSIGGGAKRPGAPKPGGAAKKPGAAKQAAAAQPAAEATTETESEATSVTEEPATTGQAGEKPPAAQVKGLAIGGGAKRPGSPGAKRPGAPKPGAGKPDEDAAPAPVADEPSKVDEPEVSEPAAEGTAEGGASEPSPSVPVKGLAIGGKAKRPGAKKPGATKPGAAKAAPAPEPESAPEPEPTPEPETQPETQPEPAEATETAEATETAEVAEAAPAATESDNGAAATNGDAPADSRTLAESGPSKAKGFGIAAGKKRPGKR, translated from the coding sequence GTGAATACCGCGACGATCACCATCGGCACCATTGCTGCTCTGGCAAGCCTGGTGTGCTGGGCACTGTTTTTCCGCGGAGTGTGGACGATGCTCCGCACCATCGCCAAGGGGCAGAAGGACAACACCCGGTTCACGCCGGTGCTCCCTCGCTTCAAGCAGATGATGATCGAGTTCATCGCTCACACGCGGATGGCGAAGTTTCGAACCGTCGGCTGGGCCCACTGGCTGGTGATGATCGGGTTCCTGCTCGGTTCACTACTGTGGTTCGAGGCCTATGGCCAGACGTTCGACGCCAAGTTCCACTGGCCGTACTTCGGCGACACCTTCGCCTGGCATCTACTCGATGAGCTCCTGGGCATCGGCACCGTGGTCGGCATCGTCACCCTGATCATCATCCGTCAGCTCAACCACCCGCGGGTTCCCGAGCGGCTCTCCCGGTTCTCCGGCTCGCGCTTCGGCGCCGCGTACTTCGTCGAGGTGGTCGTGCTGCTCGAGGGCCTGGGCATGATCATGGTGAAGGCCGGCAAGATCGCCACCTACGGCCACGCACATGCCGGCTCGGACTTCTTCACCATGCAGGTCGCCAAGCTGCTCCCGGCCAGCCCGACCATGGTCTCGGTCTTCGCGCTCATCAAACTGATGTCGGGCATGATCTGGCTTGCCGTCATCGGCCGCAACATCACGTGGGGCGTGGCGTGGCACCGCTTCTCGGCCTTCTTCAACATCTACTTCAAGCGTGAGGACGACGGCGGGGTCGCGCTCGGCGCAGCCAGGCCGATGACATCGGGCGGCAAGGTGCTCGACATGGAGACCGCCGACCCCGACGTCGACGCGTTCGGCGCGGGCAAGATCGAGGACTTCACCTGGAAGGGCTGGCTCGACTTCACCACCTGCACCGAGTGTGGTCGCTGCCAGAGCCAGTGCCCGGCATGGAACACGGGCAAGCCGCTCTCCCCCAAGCTCCTCATCACCTCACTGCGCGACCACGGTTACGCCAAGGCGCCCTACCTCCTCGCCGGCGGCAAGAAAGACATCAGCGGCGACGAGATCGGTCTGGTCGACGCCGACGGAAACGTCTTGCAGGACAAGCTCGATGCGATCCCCGAGGCCGCCCGCAACGAGGCCGACCGCAAGCTGGTCGGCGAGAGCGAAGGCACCACGGGCGCGGTCATCGACACCGAGACCCTGTGGAGCTGCACCAACTGCGGTGCCTGCGTCGAACAGTGCCCGGTCGACATCGAGCACGTCGACCACATCATCGACATGCGCCGGTACCAGGTGCTCATCGAGTCGGACTTCCCGTCCGAGCTCGCGGGCCTGTTCAAGAACCTGGAGAACAAAGGCAATCCGTGGGGCCAGAACTCCAAGGACCGCACCAAGTGGATCGACGAGATGGACATCGAGATCCCGGTGTACGGCCAGGATGTCGAGAGCTTCGAAGGCTTTGAGTACCTGTTCTGGGTCGGTTGCGCCGGTGCCTACGAGGACCGTGCGAAGAAGACCACCAAGGCCGTTGCCGAACTGCTCGACATCGCCGCCGTGGACTTCCTCGTCCTGGGCGAAGGCGAAACCTGTAACGGTGACTCCGCACGTCGAGCAGGCAACGAGTTCCTGTTCCAGATGCTGGCGCAGCAGAACATCGAGACCCTCGACGAGATGTTCGGCACCGCTCCCGCGCAGGCCAAGAAGATCGTCGTGACCTGCCCGCACTGCTTCAACACCCTGGGTAACGAGTACCCGCAGGTCGGCGGCAAGTACGAGGTGGTCCACCACACCCAGCTGCTCAACCGGCTGGTCCGCGACAAGCGGCTGATCCCGGTGGCCCCGGTCAACAAGGACATCACCTACCACGACCCCTGCTTCCTGGGCCGGCACAACAAGGTCTACGACGCCCCGCGTGAGCTGATGGACGCTTCCGGAGCCAACCTGACCGAGATGCCGCGTCACGGCGAGCGGTCGATGTGCTGTGGCGCCGGCGGTGCCCGCATGTGGATGGAAGAGACCATCGGCAAGCGCATCAACCTCGACCGGGTCGACGAGGCACTCGGCACATCACCGGAGAAGGTGGCCACCGGCTGCCCGTTCTGCCGCGTGATGCTGACCGACGGCGTGACCGCGAAGACCTCGGGCACCGAGCTCGAGAACAAGGTCGAGGTGCTCGACGTCGCGCAGCTGATCCTCGAGTCCGTCAGGCGCGGTGCCCCCGAGATCAAGCGCGGCGGCCGTTTCCTCGGCGCAGCGTCGCTGGGATTGTCGGCGCCCGTCGCCGAACCAGAGGCCAAGCCGGTCGAGAAGAAGGAACCGGCAGCCGAGCCCGCCAAGGCGGCAGCGGCCACAGCCACCGACACGAAGGAAAAGCCGAAGGTCGGCGGCGGACTGGGCATCGGCGGCGGCGCCAAGAAGCCGGGCGGCGGCGCACCCAAGCCCGGTGGCGCGGCCAAGAAGCCGGGCGGCGGCGCACCCAAGCCAGGCGGCGCAGCAAAGCCGACGTCCGACGAGAAGGCGACCGCGCCCGCAGCCGAAGGCGCCAAGGGCCTCTCCATCGGCGGCGGCGCCAAGCGTCCGGGAGCTCCGAAACCCGGTGGCGCAGCCAAGAAGCCGGGTTCGGCGAAGCCTGCAGCCGAGGCCCCTGAGGCCGCGGAGGCGACGACCGAATCAGCTGAAACCACCGAGACCACGGCCGCACCCGTCAAGGGGCTGTCGATCGGCGGTGGCGCCAAGAGGCCGGGAGCACCCAAACCCGGCGGCGCAGCCAAGAAGCCAGGTGCAGCAAAGCAGGCCGCTGCGGCCCAGCCCGCTGCGGAGGCGACGACCGAGACCGAGTCCGAGGCGACATCGGTCACCGAAGAGCCGGCAACCACCGGCCAGGCCGGCGAGAAGCCGCCGGCCGCTCAGGTCAAGGGCCTGGCCATCGGCGGCGGTGCTAAAAGGCCGGGCTCGCCCGGGGCGAAGCGTCCCGGGGCCCCGAAGCCGGGAGCAGGCAAGCCCGACGAGGATGCCGCACCCGCACCGGTGGCCGACGAGCCGTCGAAGGTGGACGAGCCGGAGGTCAGCGAACCGGCCGCGGAGGGCACTGCGGAGGGTGGGGCATCAGAACCTTCGCCCTCGGTCCCCGTCAAGGGTCTGGCCATCGGCGGCAAGGCAAAGCGGCCAGGCGCCAAAAAGCCGGGCGCCACGAAGCCGGGTGCGGCCAAGGCTGCTCCAGCCCCTGAGCCCGAGTCAGCCCCTGAGCCCGAACCGACCCCTGAGCCCGAGACCCAGCCCGAGACCCAGCCCGAGCCGGCTGAGGCAACGGAGACCGCTGAAGCGACCGAGACTGCCGAGGTGGCGGAAGCCGCCCCGGCAGCCACCGAGAGCGACAACGGCGCAGCCGCCACCAACGGCGACGCACCGGCCGACAGCCGGACGCTGGCCGAATCAGGGCCCTCCAAGGCCAAGGGATTCGGCATCGCAGCAGGCAAGAAGCGTCCTGGTAAACGCTGA
- a CDS encoding ElyC/SanA/YdcF family protein has protein sequence MSRYRILLLIGAGLAGVELVVTIASTWVYVQAHGRTSEASEAPSASVALVLGAKVIDGEPDSYVRGRLDTALALYRDGRVKQVLNSGNGRAVAGNEPAVMRAYLQQNGVPSSDIIDDPEGYDTAASCRRAHDLFGVRSALVVTQGFHLGRAVALCRDAGIEAHGVLAECDCPTWTIARNHLRETVLARPRALLTVLMS, from the coding sequence ATGAGTCGTTACCGAATTCTACTGCTGATCGGCGCCGGGCTGGCAGGCGTCGAGCTTGTCGTGACCATCGCCAGCACCTGGGTGTACGTGCAGGCCCATGGCCGGACGTCCGAGGCTTCTGAAGCCCCCTCGGCATCCGTGGCACTCGTGCTGGGGGCAAAGGTGATCGACGGTGAACCCGATTCGTACGTACGCGGCCGGCTCGATACGGCACTCGCGCTCTACCGCGACGGCCGGGTAAAGCAGGTCCTCAACTCCGGGAACGGCCGCGCGGTGGCGGGGAACGAACCGGCGGTGATGCGCGCTTATCTCCAACAGAACGGGGTGCCCTCGTCGGACATCATCGACGACCCCGAGGGATACGACACCGCGGCATCATGCCGTCGCGCCCACGACCTGTTCGGGGTGCGGTCGGCGCTGGTGGTCACCCAGGGCTTCCATCTCGGTCGCGCGGTGGCGCTGTGCCGCGACGCAGGTATCGAAGCCCACGGTGTACTCGCCGAATGTGATTGTCCGACATGGACAATCGCGCGCAATCACCTACGTGAGACGGTGCTGGCCCGACCGCGGGCGTTGTTGACGGTGCTGATGAGCTGA
- a CDS encoding metal-dependent hydrolase: MTHAFDPGPVELHARNVEFEWKNTPLHWIPNHPVSSNVISMLNLLLPEGERWFVQTYNEALPLVKDEVLAAAMRGFIGQEAMHAEAHDRVLWEFLDENGLDPRPFQRQMEWIFRKILGPSEKGTAKARYKHLVERLWLIAAIEHYTAVLGDFALNNKWDEHGADPMMADLFRWHGAEEVEHRCVAHDVATYFGDSYLKRGRAMLVALPALLFVIHRGIRFIAHGDPAGKVSYPRLWLGWFSGARNGLLPTLRSIVFATFSYFRRDFSPMEVGSTAQAVAYLATSPAARTAHP; the protein is encoded by the coding sequence ATGACCCACGCTTTTGACCCGGGACCAGTTGAGCTGCACGCCCGCAACGTCGAGTTCGAGTGGAAGAACACCCCGCTGCACTGGATTCCGAACCACCCGGTGTCGTCCAATGTGATCAGCATGCTCAATCTGCTGCTGCCAGAGGGCGAACGCTGGTTTGTGCAGACGTACAACGAGGCGCTGCCCCTGGTGAAGGACGAGGTACTCGCGGCGGCGATGCGCGGTTTCATCGGGCAGGAGGCGATGCACGCCGAAGCCCACGACCGCGTTCTGTGGGAGTTCCTCGACGAGAACGGTCTCGACCCGCGGCCGTTCCAGCGCCAGATGGAGTGGATCTTCCGAAAGATCCTCGGCCCCTCCGAGAAGGGCACTGCGAAGGCCCGGTACAAACACCTCGTCGAGCGGCTCTGGCTGATCGCCGCCATCGAGCACTACACCGCCGTACTCGGTGACTTCGCCCTGAACAACAAGTGGGACGAGCACGGCGCCGACCCCATGATGGCCGACCTCTTCCGGTGGCACGGCGCCGAAGAGGTGGAACATCGTTGTGTGGCACACGATGTGGCCACCTACTTCGGCGACAGCTACCTCAAACGCGGCCGGGCCATGCTGGTTGCTCTGCCGGCGTTGCTCTTTGTCATCCACCGCGGCATCCGCTTCATCGCCCACGGAGACCCGGCAGGCAAGGTGAGCTACCCCCGGTTGTGGCTGGGATGGTTCTCCGGCGCCCGAAACGGGCTGCTGCCCACCCTTCGGTCCATCGTTTTCGCCACGTTCAGCTACTTCCGGCGCGACTTCTCACCGATGGAGGTGGGGTCGACGGCCCAGGCCGTCGCCTACCTTGCGACCTCACCTGCGGCCCGGACCGCACACCCATGA
- a CDS encoding SDR family oxidoreductase: MTAIDSNQRAAEPAWRSRTVIRDGVELAVFELGERSSDHPTVVLVHGWPDTHHLWQSVAPILAERYHVVAYDTRGYGESAKPDGDAAYRLPELAADLFAVIDEVSPGVAVHVLAHDWGSVQTWEAVCTPGADDRIASFISVSGPNLDHLGEWTRERLRRPTPKSVGQAVSQLVSSSYTAVFQLPVVPKALFGAAMHPATWQRLLTAVEGTDPANLTFAPTFRADAVSGLRYYRANIRPRLANPDPRSTTVPVFEVVNTRDIALRKAIFANTPRYTDKLWRRDTETGHWLPYTNPGYLAEIAGDFIETIRGGEVSPVIERARRQGENTSVSGKLAVITGAGSGIGKETAILLARNGAEVIVADINLDAAETTAAAITSSGGLATAYRLDVADQDAFATFADDVSKRHGVADIVINNAGIGFAGHALDASDEQIRRLIDINLLGVITGSQVFGRAMVERGLGGQIVNLASAAAFTPQQGLGSYAATKAGVLMFSESLRAQLAEHHIGVSAICPGIVDTNIVAATEFAGSTADTQQQLRDRMSGMYRRRGYTPDKVASAILGAIENNKAVVPVTPEAHAWYRIYRFTPGLSRLMARAKLF, encoded by the coding sequence ATGACTGCTATCGACAGCAACCAGAGGGCCGCCGAGCCCGCCTGGCGGTCACGCACCGTGATCCGCGACGGCGTGGAGCTGGCCGTGTTCGAGCTGGGCGAGCGGTCATCCGACCATCCGACCGTGGTGCTCGTGCACGGATGGCCCGACACCCACCACCTGTGGCAGTCGGTGGCGCCGATCCTCGCCGAGCGCTATCACGTGGTGGCCTACGACACCCGCGGCTACGGCGAGAGCGCCAAGCCGGACGGCGATGCCGCCTACCGGCTCCCCGAGTTGGCAGCCGATCTCTTCGCGGTGATCGACGAGGTCAGCCCCGGCGTGGCCGTTCACGTCCTCGCGCACGACTGGGGTTCGGTACAGACCTGGGAAGCCGTGTGCACACCCGGCGCCGACGACCGGATCGCCTCGTTCATCTCGGTGTCCGGACCCAATCTGGACCACCTCGGCGAATGGACCCGCGAGCGACTGCGTCGACCCACCCCGAAGTCCGTGGGACAGGCGGTCTCTCAGCTCGTGTCGTCGAGCTACACGGCGGTGTTCCAGCTCCCGGTGGTACCCAAAGCCCTGTTCGGCGCGGCCATGCACCCCGCGACGTGGCAACGGCTGCTCACCGCCGTCGAAGGCACCGACCCGGCGAACCTCACCTTCGCACCGACGTTCCGTGCCGATGCGGTGTCGGGATTGCGGTACTACCGTGCCAACATCCGTCCGCGACTGGCGAATCCGGATCCACGCAGCACCACCGTTCCGGTGTTCGAGGTGGTGAACACGCGCGACATCGCTCTGCGAAAGGCGATCTTCGCCAACACGCCGCGTTACACGGACAAGCTGTGGCGCCGCGACACCGAGACCGGCCACTGGCTGCCCTACACGAACCCCGGTTATCTCGCGGAGATCGCGGGCGACTTCATCGAGACGATCCGCGGGGGTGAGGTGTCGCCGGTCATCGAGCGTGCCCGCCGGCAAGGTGAGAACACCTCTGTGTCCGGCAAACTCGCGGTGATCACCGGCGCGGGCAGCGGAATCGGCAAAGAGACGGCAATTCTGCTCGCCCGCAACGGTGCCGAGGTCATCGTGGCGGACATCAACCTCGATGCAGCCGAGACCACTGCTGCCGCAATCACTTCCAGCGGCGGACTGGCCACTGCCTACCGGCTCGACGTGGCCGACCAGGACGCATTCGCCACATTCGCCGACGACGTGTCCAAGCGCCACGGAGTTGCCGACATCGTGATCAACAATGCCGGCATCGGTTTCGCCGGGCACGCCCTCGACGCCAGCGACGAACAGATCCGGCGACTGATCGACATCAATCTCCTCGGGGTCATCACCGGCAGCCAGGTCTTCGGCCGGGCGATGGTGGAACGCGGGCTCGGCGGCCAGATCGTCAACCTGGCCTCGGCAGCTGCGTTCACACCACAGCAAGGCCTCGGCAGCTACGCGGCCACCAAGGCCGGGGTGCTGATGTTCAGCGAATCCCTCCGGGCCCAGCTGGCCGAGCATCACATCGGGGTCTCGGCCATCTGTCCCGGCATCGTCGACACCAACATCGTCGCGGCCACCGAGTTCGCCGGGTCCACCGCGGACACGCAACAACAGTTGCGCGACAGGATGAGTGGGATGTACCGCCGCCGCGGCTACACGCCGGACAAGGTGGCGTCCGCGATCCTCGGGGCGATCGAGAACAACAAGGCGGTGGTACCGGTGACTCCAGAGGCGCACGCCTGGTATCGCATCTACCGCTTCACACCCGGGCTCTCGCGTCTCATGGCCCGCGCAAAGTTGTTCTGA
- a CDS encoding helix-turn-helix domain-containing protein, with protein sequence MSPGEDQNRRLLRARDAMDRDYAQPLDVPRLAAVAHMSAAHFTRTFRATFGETPHRYLQRRRIERAMNLLRDPLLPVTDIAAMVGFESLGTFSRTFRTVVGDSPSGFRATATPVKVPGCFVRTWSRPSSFG encoded by the coding sequence ATGAGTCCCGGTGAGGATCAAAACCGACGGTTGCTGCGCGCCCGCGACGCGATGGACCGCGACTATGCTCAGCCACTCGACGTGCCCCGGTTGGCGGCCGTGGCACACATGTCCGCTGCCCACTTCACCCGAACCTTCCGGGCCACATTCGGGGAGACGCCGCACCGGTATCTGCAGCGCCGTCGCATCGAGCGAGCGATGAATTTGCTGCGCGATCCACTGCTGCCCGTCACCGACATCGCGGCGATGGTGGGGTTCGAGAGCCTCGGGACCTTCAGCCGGACGTTTCGAACCGTCGTCGGGGATTCGCCCAGCGGATTCCGGGCCACTGCCACGCCGGTGAAGGTGCCGGGATGTTTTGTCAGAACCTGGTCGAGACCGAGCAGTTTTGGATAA
- a CDS encoding TSUP family transporter, whose amino-acid sequence MIPDWDVLTLLLVAALAAGWIDAVIGGGGLVLIPAMLIAFPTVAPATALGTNKLAAIWGTGAAAIAFSRVTAVPRRLALISVPIAGVCAAAGATAASLVSADVIRPLVIVLMLAVGIFVACRPSFGRSAGSGGPLSRRQMIAGCVAFAVIGFYDGIFGPGTGMFLIIALTVVLSRSFIESAALAKIANTATNLGALVVFAIQGHVWWQLGLLLAVANVAGSLLGSRTVLNRGSGVIRAALLVVVVVMSAKLGWDQFA is encoded by the coding sequence ATGATCCCCGACTGGGATGTGTTGACGTTGTTGCTGGTCGCGGCCCTTGCGGCGGGCTGGATCGACGCGGTGATCGGTGGTGGCGGCCTGGTGCTGATCCCGGCGATGCTCATCGCGTTCCCCACCGTGGCACCCGCCACCGCGCTGGGTACCAACAAGCTCGCGGCGATCTGGGGCACCGGCGCGGCCGCCATCGCGTTCTCCCGGGTGACCGCCGTCCCGCGACGCCTCGCCCTCATCTCCGTACCGATCGCCGGGGTGTGTGCGGCGGCCGGTGCCACCGCGGCGTCGCTGGTGTCGGCGGATGTGATCAGGCCGCTGGTGATCGTGCTGATGCTGGCGGTCGGGATCTTCGTGGCGTGCAGGCCCTCGTTCGGCCGGAGCGCCGGGTCGGGCGGCCCGCTGAGCCGCCGGCAGATGATCGCCGGATGTGTCGCGTTTGCGGTGATCGGTTTCTACGACGGCATCTTCGGCCCCGGTACCGGGATGTTCCTCATCATCGCGCTCACCGTGGTGCTCTCCCGGAGCTTCATCGAGAGTGCGGCGCTGGCCAAGATCGCCAACACCGCGACGAACCTCGGTGCCCTCGTGGTGTTCGCGATCCAGGGGCACGTGTGGTGGCAGCTCGGGCTGCTACTCGCGGTGGCCAACGTCGCGGGATCGCTGCTGGGATCGAGGACGGTGCTCAATCGAGGGTCGGGGGTGATCCGGGCCGCACTGCTCGTGGTGGTCGTGGTGATGTCTGCCAAGCTCGGCTGGGATCAGTTCGCGTAG